The following are encoded in a window of Mycosarcoma maydis chromosome 10, whole genome shotgun sequence genomic DNA:
- a CDS encoding amidase (related to NTA1 - Amidase) — MSTMQVQNQGQRRIACIQLDSRHADVAGNTETVLTLASKLIAENKSSPINLLVLPELALTGYVFKSRDEIDPYLEDARLFKPPEAVYLDQTVPTFLTACRSSSTCSKQPSLTLAAHLAQQLHCYVVIGFPELGSHRLSNQTTASVDDLIGPPFDARPHPEKDAKVPIPAPADGHEQSYAFNSAALVAPDGSLKHVFRKHFLFETDQGWASEGEGFEAIHLPGLGNVCIAICMDLNPFRFRTDFKSCELASFCVEKDIDMLVMPMAWLLPTDEQVKSSGHMEPLSKPGPSLSTINYWALRCLPFFDTQHPATLPAESGSLSSPRPKVKYLIANNRTGTEASSMFAGSSCVLEMKLGERPLLLQSLGTTEQTCLVATLPV, encoded by the coding sequence ATGTCAACCATGCAAGTACAGAATCAAGGCCAGAGACGGATCGCCTGCATTCAGCTCGATTCCAGACACGCCGATGTGGCCGGAAACACCGAAACCGTTCTTACCCTCGCGAGCAAGCTCATCGCGGAGAACAAGTCAAGTCCGATCAACCTTCTGGTGCTTCCGGAACTCGCTCTTACCGGCTACGTGTTCAAAAGCAGAGATGAAATCGATCCGTATCTCGAGGACGCTCGTCTCTTCAAGCCTCCGGAAGCTGTTTATCTGGACCAGACCGTGCCGACATTTCTCACCGCTTGCCGATCTTCTTCAACTTGCTCGAAACAGCCCAGTCTGACATTAGCTGCCCACCTAGCCCAACAGCTTCATTGCTATGTCGTCATAGGGTTTCCAGAGCTTGGCTCTCATCGCCTGTCGAACCAAACTACGGCCTCGGTCGATGACCTCATTGGACCGCCTTTCGATGCTAGACCGCATCCCGAGAAGGACGCAAAGGTGCCGATACCAGCGCCGGCCGACGGACATGAACAGAGCTACGCCTTCAACTCGGCTGCCCTCGTAGCCCCTGATGGCTCTTTAAAGCACGTCTTCCGAAAGCACTTTTTGTTTGAAACGGACCAAGGATGGGCATCTGAAGGTGAGGGATTCGAGGCAATTCACTTGCCTGGGCTCGGCAATGTCTGCATAGCCATCTGCATGGATCTCAATCCATTTCGCTTCCGCACCGACTTTAAAAGCTGCGAGCTCGCCTCTTTCTGCGTCGAAAAAGACATAGATATGCTGGTCATGCCCATGGCGTGGCTACTACCCACAGATGAACAAGTGAAAAGCAGCGGACACATGGAACCTTTGTCAAAACCTGGGCCCAGCCTCTCTACGATCAACTACTGGGCTCTGCGATGCCTTCCGTTCTTTGATACGCAACACCCTGCGACTCTTCCTGCCGAAAGTGGATCTCTTTCTTCCCCCCGGCCCAAGGTCAAGTACTTGATTGCCAATAACCGGACCGGAACAGAAGCATCTTCTATGTTCGCCGGTTCTTCCTGCGTGCTCGAAATGAAGCTCGGAGAGCGGCCTCTTTTGCTGCAAAGTCTCGGCACAACGGAGCAGACTTGCCTGGTGGCGACCTTGCCAGTCTGA